In the genome of Myripristis murdjan chromosome 21, fMyrMur1.1, whole genome shotgun sequence, the window CTTGTTAAGTTATCAGAATGTGTTAACGTTAAATACACCTAAATTTGGTTGTGGTACTCAcgggttttattgttttaacgACAAAATCCGATGAATTATTTTAGCGGAGCCACTCGTTATTTTCAAAAATCCGCGGCAGGCGCACGGAGGGCGGGGCCCGGCCTGCGGAAACAACGTCATGTCCGCTCCGCCCGCCCACCAGCACCGACATACACTGTTCAAAACAACCGCACTTTACttttgttgctctctctctcaaatagCTGTGATAAGAaacaatatttgattttgtcattcACAGCTCAACTGTATAATACAGTCAAAGGCATCTTGCAATTTCCCACAATGCAactttttgtttatattttgttggTGATTTTGTGCCACCTTGTGGCGCTTTTTGTTTCCCAACAAGTTTAACAAAAGCCCTTCCAGCCTTCTGTGTGGGAGCAGGTGTCCTGCACTGGGCTGCTCAGCAAAAGGAAACGTATTAATCTGTATTactgatatttttgtgtttgcaaacacTGTCAtgatatatgcatatacatttatatatatgtgtatgtacatgagAACATATCCACTGGTGCTGGCCTAGCAGAAAACAGATGGGCTGTGTTTTCCAGTTACAGTACTGTGGGAAGTCCATTTTGTTGCTATGCTCACTGAGAATGAGAATATTAATGGAGCTGAAAGGATCCCAGAGTTTACTTGAAGCTCTGTCCCTTCCAGTGTATACAATGGTTaatatttaacaaataaaagcaATGGCCTGTGAAATATCTAATGTCTACACAGTCAGGCTGTAAACAGTTTTTATAATCTCTTAAAATGCTGAGTTCCCAAGACTCAGGGACACTTTATTTTACACCTTGTGGGTTCAAACTGAAGAGCCTGCAGTTGTTGAATGATTTATGATGCCTGGTTGAGATATAAAGCTATCTAAGATGTAAAAGAGGAGAGACCACCTTGCCCATGCTGCTGTGACTGTAGACTTTGGTTGAGGAAGCATCTGTTCCAGTAGTGTGCACAGAGTGGGACCCTCAGATGGACCTGGTTTACAGCAGTGGCGTGCTAGCTATACAGCACCTccagagcagctgcagggaaTACCATTTCTTCCTAAACTTCATGTCTGCCGTGGGTGACCCTCGCAACATCTTCTCTGTGTATTTCCCTCTCTGGTTCCATCTCAGTCATAGTGTTGGTACCAAGATGATATGGGTGGCCGTTGTTGGCGACTGGTTCAATCTTATTTTCAAATGGTAAGCCATCATTGATGTTGTGCACAGAGCTTGTTTTATCTTTTAGAGCATTTAAGTGTCATACCAAGCTTTTAAGAAACATTAATGAGTTTTATCTTGTCAGGATTCTGTTTGGTGACAGACCGTACTGGTGGGTGAAGGAAACTCACTTTTACCACAACGATTCACTCCCTCACGTGGAACAGTTTCACATCACCTGTGAAACAGGGCCAGGTTTTTATCATGAATACAATTATCCTTCATCACATTATgttaaaagtattatttttcCCGTTCTAaatttctttgttgtttctttgtgCAGGTAGCCCGTCTGGTCATGCCATGGGTTCATCATGTGTATGGTATGTGATGATCACATCTGCCCTCAACTTTACCAGACCGTCCAGTGAGGCTTCTGTCCAGAATCTGCAGAGGTAAGAAGCTATGTTGTATAATGCTATTACAGAAGGCATTTTGTGAATTACAGCCCTGGTCTCAGTGTATCCTCTCTATCTTTTAAGGTTTCGTCTTCTTTGGTCCTGCTTGTGGATGGCTTTTTGGGTCATTCAAATAAGTGTTTGTATCTCCAGAGTTTTTATTGCCACACATTTCCCACACCAGGTTATCCTTGGTGTTTTAGCCGGTGAGTTCCATGATgccaatatatattttatatgagGGTCTCTTTCTTGTCATACGCTCTAGTAGTTTATAATGACAACTCAtttgttcctgtttctgttAGAACTTCAAACAAGTAATGTAAATGAGCCAAAAGGGGCAGTGCAATGTTTCCACAGTTTCCATGGTTTAGTGATGGTAGTAATGTCCCTTATGTGTTTACTTGTAcaatttttaatgtgtttatatGATGCTATTTTGTGATATGAATCGGGTTGTTTTATGTACTGATGTAACAGAGTTTTGACAGTAAGACAAATTTCCACTATCGAGACCATAAACTATATCATTATTAAATTTGTCATTCTTTTCCACTCTGTGCAGGTATGCTGGTTGGTGAGGTGTTTGATCACATCCCTTCAATCCACAATGCAAGTTTGAAAGTGTACCTCCAGACCAAtgtgtttcttctctcttttgctgTTTGCCTTTACTTGCTCCTTAAATTCATGGACATTGATCTTTTGTGGTCAATATCTAAAGCCAAGAAGTGGTGTGCTAACCCAGATTGGATTCACCTTGATACAACGCCTTTTGCTGGTCTAGTGAGAAACCTGGGTGCCTTATTTGGTCTGGGCTTGGCGAACAACTCAGAGATGTTCATTCAGAGCTGCAAGGGCAAGAATggcaacaaaacatgttttaaactCATGTGTGTGACAGCAACTCTCACGTCCCTGCAGCTTTATGATTTCATCAAAATTCCCACTCACACTGAAGTCCTGTTTTACATGCTGTCATTCTGTAAGAGTGCCTTGGTACCTCTTTGTGTGGTTGGTCTCATTCCTTATTGTGTTCACTTGCTGATAGGAGAGGAGAACAAGAAGCTAGATTAAATTTTGGAGACCTTGTTCACTTTACTTAATTATTGTGCAGTTGCCTAAGCACTCAAACTGTGTTATGTGTTGTACTGTTAGATGGGTGGGTTAGAATAGTACTGTAAGTTTTTATGTGGTTTAACTTTATGTTCTGAATTTTTTAATCTCGTAGAAAATATTTATCAAACTCTTATTCAGAGCAATTTACAATGCACGAGCAATAAGGACTTCAGTCACTCTTTGACGGGACACATTAGTGATGGTGGGACTGCGCCTGTGACCACCCAGTTACAGGACAGATACGTTGAGCACTAGGCTACCCTGCCAACcctgcaaatgcaaaatgtactgtaggtttgtttgtttgtttgtttgtttgtttttacaaataTAACCCATTGTATGTATGTTGTTCCACATAAAACTGTGCAgaagtgtgatttttttgtccACTTTGAATTGgtgtttatttaataataaaggGCTATGAATAAAATCTTTAAGAAGTTGTCTCTGAGAGCATTCTTTATTTAATAAGAAAGATTTGAACTGTTGTAAACATTACATTCAAAAGATTTTTTGctacaacacaaaatgaaccaaTAAATAATTCCTCTCCAtagattttaaatatttcaaaatgtttttcattggtTTTCCGTTACattaacaaaatcattttttcatttaatcatttaccTGGTAACATAAATTATAATCACTACTTATATTTCCCATCAGTCCAATTATTTAATTATGTAACACTAAATCATTGAGTGAGGCGCCTGCCCTGTTGGCAACTCAGCTACCTACCGCCTGCCACCTATCCTATAATTGTAAAGGACCCGATTAGAACTCTTACATTGAAAGATTATGTCAGAGATTATTAAGGGTTACACAACACTAACATTCATATGTATGCTAAATATGAAATGAACACACTTTAATGTCTGAAGTCAAACATTGATGGAGCCATGGTGCTTTTCTGAACTTTATATTGCTTTAAATGGAGTCATAGGACGTTTAGTCGAGTTTTCAAAGTAGACTGtccccacctcccccacccccatctGAATTACTTAATCCCTTAAGGGTCATGCAGTGTGTTCAAGCTAATTCAGATATTAATCAGCCAAAATGTAATGAAGTAGAACAGGTCTCTGATGTAACTGGATTAGGCAGATAAGGTAAACTTTCCAACAGAGCCCGTTGTGTGTCTTATTCCGTTTCTCTGCGGTTGCTTAGCATCCTGTTATCACCTGAAGGGTTAGCAATAAATGATGTAACTGTTCTCTTAGTGTGTAAGCCTATTTGCTTAGCCAAGCTTGAAGAAACATCTGTGTCTATGCACATTGTCATGTCTTGGTGCCCCGGGCAAAACGACAGTGGAACACTCAACAGACCATAGTTTACATCaagttaaatatttaaaaaaacaaatgaaagacaaattttaatttaattatgcAGCGTTTCTTGCAATATTATACAAACAGTAACTTTCCTTTTGTCCTGGATCTTTGCATGCTCTTCATTTTTGTTGCCATACTCAGAACATACATAAAGGGGCATGAAAACAGATTGTTTCAGGGTTTTATTAGTTGCTAATACTACACCATCATggtttttcaaaaacaatgcAAGGGACACTTGATTTGAGACTTTTCTTTCAGACTAAGACAGTATAATTGgtctttattattttgtatttttacaaaCATGCCTTGCATAACAAATTATTTGTTACTCCGGAACAATCCAAACATGGTCAGCATGTAAGGTAGAGGTTGCATGTAAGATAGATTCAATCCTATAATTCACAAAGGAACTACATTTattcataaacaaataaatacagaataaatatttgaatCTTTCCTGTAAACCAGAAAATGGGAACAGtttgctctctgtttctgtctatcattttggaaaaaataccTCTGTTTTCCTTTGGTTTATGCATAATCTGTGTGGGCACTGAATGTGAGCAAGGCTTAAGAAAATTGTGATAGTACCTCATCACAGAGTGACTCCCTCACAAGCAGCACAACAGCACATTCATTCAAATTTATAATAAGGCCTATAAATAATTTCCACCATATGCTTATCATATGTTGCCTAGCTGATCGGAGCTCCTGTTGTGACCAGTTTGTAGTAAGCACCCTTCCTGGCCATGAGTTCATCATGTGTCCCTTTCTCTACAATAGCTCCTTTAGACATAACTGCTATGATGTCTGCAGACTGAATGGTTGAGAGGCGGTGGGCGATGACGATAGAGGTTCGTCCCTTTCGAGCCTCATCCAGTGCAGCCTGGACAGTCTGTGGGGGAAAACATCTTATTTATGAACTTACACTTCAAGATATAGTTTAAGGTTGTCAGCATCTGCTGGTTATGCCTGATTTGAATGCAAAAGATGTTGTAACACTGTATATAAAGAAAACTCCTTATGTCCCCTTTGCATTGAGGTATATGCTAAGGGATGGTATCTTTGATAGAGTTTATGTTGGTGTTATGTACCTTTTCACTCTCTGTGTCCAGAGCAGATGTGGCCTCGTCTAGTAACAAGATCTTGGGGTCCCTGACAATGGCACGGGCAATTGCAATACGCTGTTTTTGTCCTCTGGACAGCTGGGAGCCCTGGGCACCAACCTGAGTGTCATATTTCTGGCAGATTGCAAATGTATTTTGCCAGTTGGAGAGAGCAGAATGTCAGAAAGTCAGAAATGCTATAAATCTGTGCCATCACAATGAGATGTTTTGAATTCTTAACCATCATCTTTTCATCTCATAGAATCATCACAGAGATACATTCATTTATATTCCAGGCATATTTCTGCCATCCTAAGTTGCTCTTATGTGGAGCAGCCTAAGATGAGGGAGGACTCTAACCACTAGGTGGCCCTGCAACCTCGCTACATGCCGTATAAGTTCTGTTTTTATACTGATATAACCCATTACATGAATGTGCAAAGAATCTAAGAAACATTAGTGTGAACAAAACTTTGAATCTGACATCTTATTTTCAAAGTTGTCTTCTGAAAGTAGccattatataaataaagaaattggTTATCAACTCGGCATAACCTGGGATGATTTGTGTATATACTATTTTTATTCTAGGCAAGGAAAGTTTTAACAGGCTTTAATGCCCCTACTCATGCTTGTACAATTATAATAACATTGCATgagacaaaatatttttttctcttgactgACAACTTACATCTGGTAGAGACATCACAAAGTCATGCAGATAAGCTTTCTTAGCAGCATCAACAATTTCCTCCATGCTGACAGTGCGTGTGTTATCTCCATACTGTATATTCTCAGCTATGCTGCAGTCAAACAGCACTGGCTCCTGGGACACGATGCCAATCTGAGCCCTCAGGAACGGCACATTGACTGTATCAGATGGGTGGTCATCaatc includes:
- the LOC115380372 gene encoding glucose-6-phosphatase 2 isoform X2 — protein: MIWVAVVGDWFNLIFKWILFGDRPYWWVKETHFYHNDSLPHVEQFHITCETGPGSPSGHAMGSSCVWYVMITSALNFTRPSSEASVQNLQRFRLLWSCLWMAFWVIQISVCISRVFIATHFPHQVILGVLAGMLVGEVFDHIPSIHNASLKVYLQTNVFLLSFAVCLYLLLKFMDIDLLWSISKAKKWCANPDWIHLDTTPFAGLVRNLGALFGLGLANNSEMFIQSCKGKNGNKTCFKLMCVTATLTSLQLYDFIKIPTHTEVLFYMLSFCKSALVPLCVVGLIPYCVHLLIGEENKKLD
- the LOC115380372 gene encoding glucose-6-phosphatase 2 isoform X1, whose product is MDLVYSSGVLAIQHLQSSCREYHFFLNFMSAVGDPRNIFSVYFPLWFHLSHSVGTKMIWVAVVGDWFNLIFKWILFGDRPYWWVKETHFYHNDSLPHVEQFHITCETGPGSPSGHAMGSSCVWYVMITSALNFTRPSSEASVQNLQRFRLLWSCLWMAFWVIQISVCISRVFIATHFPHQVILGVLAGMLVGEVFDHIPSIHNASLKVYLQTNVFLLSFAVCLYLLLKFMDIDLLWSISKAKKWCANPDWIHLDTTPFAGLVRNLGALFGLGLANNSEMFIQSCKGKNGNKTCFKLMCVTATLTSLQLYDFIKIPTHTEVLFYMLSFCKSALVPLCVVGLIPYCVHLLIGEENKKLD